Part of the Thermodesulfovibrionales bacterium genome is shown below.
CGCAGTCTCCTTTGCGGAGGAGGGTGAGTTTGAGACCGCAAAGGAATTCATGAGGGAAGAGAGACGGGTTTTGTTGGCTGTCAGGAGCGGACAGCTGGACAGAAAGACGATTCGGTATGCCCTGAATACCTGCAAGAGGATAGGTGCCGGTCTTGACATCCTTTACATTACACCCTCGGAAGTCACCGATCCGGTTCTTGAGGAGGGTTTCTCGGAACTCGAGAGGGAAGGTATCAATTACCGGATCGTTAGGAAGAATGGCTGTCTGAAACAGGAGATTATCGACTATACAACGTCGAAGAATGAAATCCTCTTTGCGGTAACAGAGTCTTCAGAGAATCTGGATGTCGACTGTAAAGAGCACGGCAAAAGGCTTTCCGAAGCGTGGCGGAATCTCAAATGCCCGTTGGTAGTCGTCACTGAAGGTGTTTCATAACGCGGAAACAAACACTGAGCGGTGTTTATCAAATAAGGAGGAAAAAATGGCAAGTAGCGTAAACAGTAAGAAGAAACCCTATGGGAAGGTGATAGTCTTCGGGGTATTGTCGGTCGCACTCTATGGTGTCCTTATAGCAAAACAGAACATTTGCAACGATTTCTTCACGAGGGGAGGGCTCTATGCGCTTCTGCCCATATGTGCTGCATTCCTCTTTTCCTTTGTCCACGGCAACTTCACGGGAAATTTCTGGACGGTCCTGGGTATTGAGGCGTCGAAAAAGAAGAAGGAGGTAAAGTAAGATGCACGACATAGTGAGAGAGGCGGCGAATTTGATCAACCTGGATTTGATAAATGTCGGCTACCTTTTTGCCATCGGTTTCGTCGGCGGACTGGTGAGCGGGTTTATCGGCTCGGGCGGGGCTTTTGTCCTCACCCCTGGCATGATGAGCCTCGGCGTTCCCGGCCTAGTGGCTGTTGCAAGCAATATGTGTCACAAATTTCCAAAGGCGCTCGTGGGCGCTCTGAAACGTGCCAAGTATGGTCAGGTTGACGTGAAGCTCGGAATAGTGCTCGGTATCTCTGCGGAGGCTGGCGTTCTCTACGGAGCCCATATTCAGGAGGGCATCAAAAAGTCGTTCGGCGATGCAGGTTCAAACCTCTATGTCAGCGTTGCCTTCGTCGTAATCCTTGCGGTTGTGGGCGGTTTTGTGCTCAGAGATGCTTGGAGGACTTACCGGTCGGGCAATGCACACGAGGAAGAGAAGGTTACGAAAATTGCGAAATGGGTGCAGTCGATCAACATACCCGGAACCATGGTTTATTTTAAGAGCATTAATGCACGTGTCTCGGTACTCTTCACCATACCTCTCGGATTTGCAACGGGGATGCTCGCTGCAACGATCGCTGTCGGTGGTTTCATCGGTGTTCCTTCCATGATTTACGTCCTCGGTGCACCGAGTCTCATGGCGTCTGCCACAGAACTCGTGATAGCCTTCGTTATGGGCGTCGGAGGGTCGCTAAAGTATGCGATGCATGGATTGGTCGACATTCGCCTCGCGATGATCATTCTCGCGGGTTCCCTTTTCGGAATCCAGTTAGGGGCGATAGGTACCACCTATGTGAAGCCTTTTATGATTAAAGTGGTTATGGGCGTCATTATGGTAATCGTCCTGTTCAGCCGCGGATTGATGGTTCCGGTTTACCTGTCGCAGCTCGGCCTGATAGAGACCCTCGGTTCGGGCACGGTGAAGATACTCAAGAACACCAGCTTTGCCATTATGATACTTGCCCTTCTTTTGGGAGCCGTTATTGTCTTGAAGGCAATGTGGCAGGGACGCAGGGCAGAGCGTGCAGTGGCTGCCGAAGAGGTTCTGGAGCATGGTAAGATATAACCTATGGGAAGATACCGCAAGCTGCTCGTCGCAGTCGACGGCTCAGAATCGAGCTTTCACGCACTGAGGGAGTCATTTAAGCTTGCCGCGAGTGAAAAGAGCTGGATAACCGTCGTCTCTGTGGTTCCGCCCTATGAGGGGGATCTGGCTCTGGTAGGAATCGGGAATATTCAGCACGCACTGCGGTATCCTTGTGAGAAAGCCCTTTCCGAGGCCGGGGAGGTGGCGGAATCTGAAAGGGCCTTAATAAAGACCGTTTGTGAAGAAGGTGAGCCACACGCAAGAATAATAGATCTTGCGGAGGCCGAAAACGTCGATCTGATCGTCATGGGGAGAAAAGGGCTCGATCGGATTGAACGTGCCCTCGTCGGTAGTGTCACCGCGAGGGTCATCGGATACAGCGAGAAGGACGTCCTCGTGGTGCCGGGAAATGCGGCGGTCGGCTGGCAGAGGGTTCTCCTCGCGACTGACGGTTCGAAATACAGCAATGCTGCCACGGAAAGGGCGATAGGTTTTACGGGAGCGTACGGGGGAACCATGAAGGTCGTAGCGGTTGTAGATGTTCCGGCCGAGTTTTACGGTGAAGCGCCCGATGCCGTCGAGGACCTCGTGAGAAAGGCGAAAGGAAATGCCGAGTCTGTGAGAAAGCAGGCGGAGAAGGCAGGCATTCCGACCGAGGTCTTTGTGAAGGAGGGTGAGACCCACCGCGCAATTATCGACCTCGCCATGGAACAAAAGGTGAACACCATCATTATGGGCTCTCATGGAAGGACGGGACTCAGGAGGCTCCTTATGGGGAGCGTCGCGGAGAAGGTCATCGGTTATGCACCCTGTCCTGTACTTATCGTCAAGGGACGAGTCTGAATTAAGAGATAAGAAGACGTAGTGTTTTTTTCATGATGGGAAGGGTAGGGGTAAAGTGAAGGACTTTGCCTTTACCCTTTTTGTCTTTATAATTGGTAATATGTACGTAGTGCGATCCGGAGCGGATGAGGAATCAGAGCGGCAATGTCACTGAAGAAGAAGATAGCCTTCGGTTTTATTATCAGCTCGTCGATCATCGCCATTCTCGTCATCTTCGAGTACGTCAGTTTTGTCCAAATCAGGAGGGAAATACGGTCTCTCGAGGTCGCCGATTCCATCAGATCCAAAACCCTCGAGCTGAGGCGGCATGAGAAGAATTTCTTTCTCTTTGGCCAGACAAAGGGGGTTGAAGAAACAAAGGCGATCTTGAGGTATCTCACTGAACTTGACTCTATTATCGCTGAAAACCTCCCGGATGATAGGGCAGGGGGATTGTCTTCACTGAGGGCCTTGATCCAGGGATACGGGAAACGATTTCGTACTATAGAGGCATTAGTAAACGATCTCTCCGGAGAGTTTGATAATATCAGACCCTCTTATGGCCGCTATGCGCTGCTGCTCTATCTCAAATCGGCCTTCCTCGACAGGCCGCGCGAGACAGCGGATTTCTTGAAGGATGAATACGGCTTCTCTCGTAACGCAAGGCTTATCAAAGATCTTTGGGAACTCTATTCTGAAACAAACGCCCTCAGGAAAAACGGTGAGGATATCCTGATAGCATCGAAGAATCTTGACAGCGCTGCGAGGGCCAAAGTTGAACGCGTTATAAGCATATCGCAGGGTGCGATCTTGGCCATCTTTCCTCTCTTTCTCATCGTAGGAATCGGGACCCTCTTTTTTATCAGCGGTAATATCGTGAGCAGGCTGCATGCACTCATCGATACCGTCGAAAAAACAGGGAAAGGGAATTTCCCCCGCATGTCTCTCCTCTCAGGATGGGGGAGAAACGACGAGGTCGGACTCCTTATAGAGAAATTCAATACCATGGAGGAGCAGCTTGCGAGACGCGAAGAAGAGCTTGAGAGAAAGAACAGGGAACTTCTCCAGTCTAAGAAGCTGGCGGCCATCGGAACGCTCGCATCCGGAGTCGCCCATGAACTCAACAATCCATTGAATAACATCTATATCTCGTCACAGGTACTCGAAAAAGAGGTCCATGAGGCATGTTCTCCGACCGTAGAAGAAACAGTGAACGATATCCTCACCCAAACCGTCAGGGTGAAGAGGATTGTCGGCGACCTCCTCGAGTTCGCGAGGGGGAGTGAACCGAGGCTTGCGCGAGTTGATCTCAAGGCGCTCATCTCGGGGGCATACAGACTTGTGAGTACTACGACTGACACGAGCAGGGTGAATTTCATCCTCGAATCCGATTCCGGGGATGCATTTATCGATGCCGATTCTGAACAGCTGGAGAGGGTTTTTATCAATCTTTTTACGAATGCCGTTGACGCCATGTCGGGTTCTGGAAACCTGAGCGTGCGGGTGCAGAAAGAGCGAACCGCAGTGACGGTAAAGATCTCGGACACCGGGAAAGGGATGTCAGCTGAAGATACGGAAAAGATATTCGAGCCCTTTTATACTACGAAGGACAAGGGAACGGGGCTCGGTCTCGCCATCGTTTTCAATATTATTAAAAGACATTCCGGAGAGATAGTTGCGGAAAGCGGCACGGGTAAAGGAACGACCTTTGTCATTACCTTGCCGGTCAGGGGAGAAGGGCATGAACTTTAAGATTCTCATAGCTGAGGATGAGGAGATAACCCTCAAGCATCTCACGAATACCCTCAAGAAGGAGGGATATGCCGTACTCGGCACAAGGAACGGGAGGGAGGCCCTTGATGCCCTCTCGCGCGACCGCTATGACGTTCTCATAACCGATATCAAGATGCCCGAGATGGGTGGCATCGAGCTGCTCGAGAAGGCTAAGGAAAGGGACGGGGACATAGATGTCCTCGTCATTACCGGTTTCGGGAGCATAGGCTCGGCGGTAGAGGCTATGAAAAAGGGTGCTTATGAATATATCCCCAAGCCCTTCGACCTCGATGAACTGATCCTCAAGGTGAGGAATATCCGCGAACGGAAGATGTTAAAGAAAGAAAACGTGGCGTTGAAGGCCTTCTTCGGAATGAATAAGAAAGTTTCGATTATCGCCAAGAGCGAGGTTATGGCGAAGATATTAGGGGTCATCGAAAGCATAAAGGATTCGGACTGTAATATCTTCCTCACCGGTGAGAGCGGGGTAGGGAAGAGTCTCCTCGCGAAGATAATTCATTTCACAAGCAGGAGACAGAACATGCCGTTCCTCTCGGTTAACTGCGCTACCTTTACGGAGGAACTCCTGGCGAGCGAACTCTTCGGTCACGAGAAGGGAGCATTTACCGGCGCTGTTAAGACAAAAGAGGGACTTGTCGAAGTGGCCGACAGAGGCACCCTTTTCCTCGATGAGATTGCGGAGATGTCTACGAGTCTCCAGGCGAAGCTCCTCAAGGTCATCGAGGACGGCGAATTTTTCAGGGTAGGCGGCACAAGGCCGATCAAAGTCGATGTGAGGTTTATCGCCGCAACAAACCAGCAGGTGAAGAACATCATATCCGACGGGAGGTTCCGTGAAGACCTCTATTACCGGCTGAATGTCATGGAGATATTCATACCGCCCCTGAGGGACAGAAGAGATGACA
Proteins encoded:
- a CDS encoding universal stress protein; its protein translation is MGNLKKKVEDLLSAVSFAEEGEFETAKEFMREERRVLLAVRSGQLDRKTIRYALNTCKRIGAGLDILYITPSEVTDPVLEEGFSELEREGINYRIVRKNGCLKQEIIDYTTSKNEILFAVTESSENLDVDCKEHGKRLSEAWRNLKCPLVVVTEGVS
- a CDS encoding sulfite exporter TauE/SafE family protein — translated: MHDIVREAANLINLDLINVGYLFAIGFVGGLVSGFIGSGGAFVLTPGMMSLGVPGLVAVASNMCHKFPKALVGALKRAKYGQVDVKLGIVLGISAEAGVLYGAHIQEGIKKSFGDAGSNLYVSVAFVVILAVVGGFVLRDAWRTYRSGNAHEEEKVTKIAKWVQSINIPGTMVYFKSINARVSVLFTIPLGFATGMLAATIAVGGFIGVPSMIYVLGAPSLMASATELVIAFVMGVGGSLKYAMHGLVDIRLAMIILAGSLFGIQLGAIGTTYVKPFMIKVVMGVIMVIVLFSRGLMVPVYLSQLGLIETLGSGTVKILKNTSFAIMILALLLGAVIVLKAMWQGRRAERAVAAEEVLEHGKI
- a CDS encoding universal stress protein; the protein is MGRYRKLLVAVDGSESSFHALRESFKLAASEKSWITVVSVVPPYEGDLALVGIGNIQHALRYPCEKALSEAGEVAESERALIKTVCEEGEPHARIIDLAEAENVDLIVMGRKGLDRIERALVGSVTARVIGYSEKDVLVVPGNAAVGWQRVLLATDGSKYSNAATERAIGFTGAYGGTMKVVAVVDVPAEFYGEAPDAVEDLVRKAKGNAESVRKQAEKAGIPTEVFVKEGETHRAIIDLAMEQKVNTIIMGSHGRTGLRRLLMGSVAEKVIGYAPCPVLIVKGRV
- a CDS encoding ATP-binding protein — translated: MSLKKKIAFGFIISSSIIAILVIFEYVSFVQIRREIRSLEVADSIRSKTLELRRHEKNFFLFGQTKGVEETKAILRYLTELDSIIAENLPDDRAGGLSSLRALIQGYGKRFRTIEALVNDLSGEFDNIRPSYGRYALLLYLKSAFLDRPRETADFLKDEYGFSRNARLIKDLWELYSETNALRKNGEDILIASKNLDSAARAKVERVISISQGAILAIFPLFLIVGIGTLFFISGNIVSRLHALIDTVEKTGKGNFPRMSLLSGWGRNDEVGLLIEKFNTMEEQLARREEELERKNRELLQSKKLAAIGTLASGVAHELNNPLNNIYISSQVLEKEVHEACSPTVEETVNDILTQTVRVKRIVGDLLEFARGSEPRLARVDLKALISGAYRLVSTTTDTSRVNFILESDSGDAFIDADSEQLERVFINLFTNAVDAMSGSGNLSVRVQKERTAVTVKISDTGKGMSAEDTEKIFEPFYTTKDKGTGLGLAIVFNIIKRHSGEIVAESGTGKGTTFVITLPVRGEGHEL
- a CDS encoding sigma-54 dependent transcriptional regulator, giving the protein MNFKILIAEDEEITLKHLTNTLKKEGYAVLGTRNGREALDALSRDRYDVLITDIKMPEMGGIELLEKAKERDGDIDVLVITGFGSIGSAVEAMKKGAYEYIPKPFDLDELILKVRNIRERKMLKKENVALKAFFGMNKKVSIIAKSEVMAKILGVIESIKDSDCNIFLTGESGVGKSLLAKIIHFTSRRQNMPFLSVNCATFTEELLASELFGHEKGAFTGAVKTKEGLVEVADRGTLFLDEIAEMSTSLQAKLLKVIEDGEFFRVGGTRPIKVDVRFIAATNQQVKNIISDGRFREDLYYRLNVMEIFIPPLRDRRDDIEPLCAYLLQKHLPKANKKIDGFTKEARNILMHYSFPGNVRELENIIERAIILEKGPLITPESLPQTLKIFQIETFEPDRIKTIEQLNKDYAEKVLDLVGGNKSKASQLLGISRTSLWRILKEE